In Lotus japonicus ecotype B-129 chromosome 5, LjGifu_v1.2, one genomic interval encodes:
- the LOC130718790 gene encoding probable 1-acyl-sn-glycerol-3-phosphate acyltransferase 4 produces the protein MEVCKPLKSDSTLKHRPLTPLRILRGLICLVVFLSTAFICLVYLSPLAVLGLQLISTRFSRKAVSFFFGLWLSLWPFLFETVNRTRVVFSGDSVPMKERVLLIANHRTEVDWMYLWSLAIRKGRLGYIKYILKSSLMKLPIFGWGFHILEFIAVERKWEIDEQIMQQKLSTFKDPQDPLWLAIFPEGTDYTEQKCKSSQKFAAEVGLPVLTNVLLPKTKGFHACLEALRGSLDAVYDVTIAYKNQCPSFLDNVFGVDPSEVHLHIRRIPVEEIPASEAKADSWLMNTFEIKDQLLSDFKVEGHFPNQVNDKELSTFKGLLTFTMVVGFTAMFTYFTFFSLIWFKLYVGLSCAYLSIATNYKFQMMPLTNYVHALYNSKKQE, from the exons atggaagtTTGCAAGCCTCTCAAATCTGATAGTACATTAAAGCACCGCCCTTTGACCCCTCTTAGGATTTTAAGGGGTTTGATATGCTTAGTGGTGTTTCTTTCTACAGCTTTTATATGTTTAGTCTATTTGTCACCACTGGCAGTTCTAGGATTGCAGCTAATCAGTACACGTTTTAGTAGGAAGGCAGTGTCATTCTTCTTTGGACTTTGGCTATCTTTATGGCCTTTTCTGTTTGAAACGGTAAACAGAACTAGAGTTGTCTTTTCCGGGGATAGCGTTCCGATGAAAGAACGTGTTTTACTCATTGCTAATCACAGAACTGAGGTTGATTGGATGTACTTGTGGAGTCTTGCAATTCGAAAGGGAAGACTGGGATACATAAAGTACATCCTTAAGAGCAGCTTGATGAAACTGCCTATCTTTGGTTGGGGATTTCACATTCTGGAATTCATTGCTGTGGAGAGGAAGTGGGAGATAGATGAGCAAATAATGCAGCAAAAGCTATCAACATTTAAGGATCCCCAAGATCCTTTATGGCTAGCAATTTTTCCTGAAGGAACAGATTATAC TGAACAGAAGTGTAAAAGTAGTCAAAAATTTGCTGCTGAAGTTGGTCTCCCTGTTCTAACAAATGTATTACTTCCAAAAACAAAAGGTTTCCATGCTTGCCTGGAAGCTCTACGAGGCTCATTGGATGCAG TATATGATGTGACAATTGCATACAAGAATCAGTGTCCTTCCTTTCTGGACAATGTTTTTGGGGTTGATCCTTCAGAAGTACACCTGCATATTCGGCGTATTCCTGTAGAGGAGATTCCAGCCTCTGAAGCCAAAGCTGATTCTTGGCTAATGAATACATTCGAGATCAAGGACCAATTGCTTTCTGATTTCAAGGTTGAAGGCCATTTCCCTAACCAAGTAAATGACAAGGAACTTTCTACATTCAAGGGCCTACTCACTTTTACTATGGTAGTTGGTTTTACTGCCATGTTTACTTActtcacttttttttctctcatttggTTCAAGTTGTATGTAGGCCTATCTTGTGCCTATCTTTCTATTGCAACAAACTACAAATTTCAAATGATGCCTTTAACAAATTATGTTCATGCACTCTATAACAGCAAGAAACAAGAGTGA
- the LOC130721369 gene encoding elongation of fatty acids protein 3-like, protein MGFTIIEPLKYWLLDHPSIVWFRWSPAQSWGSTWPFLATAIAAYITTAVTLHLTLKLFRRRRPIPLGPIPAIHGLAMSLLSATIFAGTLLSAAAEIRDTRWLWRRTRTTPMEWFLCFPLGTRPSGRVFFWSYIFYLSRFLHLLRTFFIILRHRKLSFFRLFNHSILLLTSFLWLEFSQSFQVLAILFSTLVYSVVYGYRFWNEMGFPCNKRFSFTVNCQILLLGCNLVCHVGVLCLHFLRGGCNGIGAWVFNSVLNAAILFLFLKSYVNVHCTRKNTSTGIAVTETLNLGMGIRD, encoded by the coding sequence ATGGGATTCACAATAATAGAGCCTCTCAAATATTGGCTACTAGACCACCCCTCCATAGTGTGGTTCCGGTGGAGCCCCGCCCAATCATGGGGCTCCACGTGGCCATTCCTAGCCACCGCCATCGCCGCCTACATCACCACCGCAGTCACCCTCCACCTCACCCTAAAACTCTTCCGGCGCCGCCGCCCCATCCCGCTAGGCCCCATTCCGGCAATCCACGGCCTCGCCATGTCACTCCTCTCCGCCACCATCTTCGCCGGCACGCTCCTCTCTGCCGCCGCCGAAATTCGCGACACACGGTGGCTATGGCGGCGCACGAGAACCACCCCAATGGAGTGGTTCCTCTGTTTCCCACTCGGGACCCGCCCCTCCGGCCGTGTCTTCTTCTGGTCCTACATCTTCTACCTCTCACGGTTCCTCCACCTGCTCCGAACCTTCTTCATCATCCTCCGCCACCGGAAGCTCTCGTTCTTCAGGCTCTTCAACCACTCCATCCTCCTCCTCACCTCGTTCCTCTGGCTTGAATTTTCACAGTCGTTTCAGGTTCTGGCGATTCTGTTCTCGACGTTGGTTTACTCTGTTGTTTACGGGTACAGATTCTGGAATGAAATGGGGTTTCCTTGTAACAAGCGCTTTTCGTTCACCGTGAATTGCCAGATTCTGCTTCTGGGTTGTAACTTGGTTTGTCACGTTGGGGTGCTCTGTTTGCATTTTCTGAGAGGTGGGTGTAATGGGATTGGAGCTTGGGTGTTCAACTCTGTTCTGAATGCTGCtattcttttcctctttttgaAGTCCTATGTGAATGTGCATTGCACAAGGAAGAACACAAGTACTGGAATTGCAGTCACAGAGACTTTGAATTTGGGTATGGGAATAAGGGATTGA